From one Candidatus Woesearchaeota archaeon genomic stretch:
- the dnaG gene encoding DNA primase DnaG → MGKIAPVSSKYIVHTVIEIEGVVDKPDVIGAIFGQTEGLLGADLELRELQRSGKIGRIEVNLETRSGKTTGSIIVPSSLDKAETAIVAASLEIIQRIGPCNAKTKVQNIEDVRVSKRSFVIERAKELLKSLIDTTMPDSQELADEVAYSVRVMEIAEYGEDRLPAGPAIDESDEIVVVEGRADVLNLLKHGIKNAIAMNGTSVPQTIIDLSKRKTITAFVDGDRGGDLILKELLSATDIDYAVKAPDGKEVEEITKKEIHKALRSRISAEQLKLDVSRSAESESRAPTAAGRIIASQRQVMPMQQPVQPSRPSYAPAPIRKTIATPEEKKTFKGMLEDLIGTRAAYILDEKSNTLGKVPVSELLTTIKSLGAGCYAVVFDGIIDRALIQIAERSSIKHLIAMDSKVRNTETRINILTSAEL, encoded by the coding sequence ATGGGAAAAATAGCACCGGTTTCGTCAAAGTACATAGTTCATACAGTTATAGAAATAGAGGGCGTAGTTGATAAACCCGATGTGATTGGAGCAATATTCGGGCAGACAGAAGGCCTGCTTGGAGCAGATCTTGAGCTTAGAGAGCTGCAGAGAAGCGGAAAAATAGGAAGAATAGAAGTTAATCTCGAAACAAGAAGCGGCAAAACAACAGGATCAATAATAGTTCCGTCTTCATTAGATAAAGCAGAAACAGCAATAGTTGCAGCATCGCTTGAGATAATACAAAGGATAGGCCCGTGCAATGCCAAAACAAAAGTGCAGAATATTGAAGATGTCAGGGTTTCAAAAAGAAGCTTTGTTATAGAGAGGGCAAAAGAACTTTTAAAAAGCCTTATTGACACAACAATGCCGGATTCACAGGAGCTTGCTGATGAAGTGGCTTATTCTGTAAGGGTTATGGAAATAGCAGAATATGGCGAAGACAGGCTGCCAGCAGGCCCGGCAATTGATGAATCTGATGAAATTGTTGTTGTTGAAGGCAGGGCAGATGTTCTCAATCTGTTAAAGCACGGCATAAAAAATGCAATAGCAATGAACGGCACATCTGTTCCGCAGACAATTATTGACTTAAGCAAAAGAAAAACAATTACTGCATTTGTTGATGGAGACAGAGGCGGAGACCTGATTTTAAAGGAATTGTTGTCTGCGACGGACATAGACTATGCAGTAAAAGCTCCTGATGGAAAAGAAGTTGAAGAAATAACAAAGAAGGAAATACACAAGGCACTGAGAAGCAGAATAAGCGCAGAGCAGCTAAAGCTGGATGTTTCAAGAAGCGCAGAAAGCGAATCAAGAGCACCAACAGCAGCAGGCAGAATTATTGCATCGCAAAGGCAAGTGATGCCGATGCAGCAGCCTGTACAGCCTTCAAGGCCTTCTTATGCGCCTGCACCGATAAGAAAAACAATAGCAACACCTGAGGAAAAGAAAACATTCAAGGGAATGCTTGAAGATCTTATAGGGACAAGGGCAGCATATATTCTGGATGAAAAATCAAATACTCTTGGAAAAGTTCCTGTATCGGAATTGCTGACAACAATAAAAAGCCTGGGCGCAGGCTGCTATGCAGTTGTCTTTGACGGCATAATTGACAGGGCATTGATTCAGATTGCTGAAAGATCGAGCATAAAGCACCTGATTGCAATGGACTCAAAAGTCAGGAATACAGAGACGAGGATAAATATTTTAACAAGCGCAGAGCTTTAA